A window from Megalops cyprinoides isolate fMegCyp1 chromosome 8, fMegCyp1.pri, whole genome shotgun sequence encodes these proteins:
- the pop4 gene encoding ribonuclease P protein subunit p29 — translation MERQLNSRLSEDQSKLLGVQSQDGRQAEAFTKAFLKNSLPSLSQESIRQFMDRKAVVLEFAKKKKEKQKRKRAKGLNAKQRREMKVFQLKEEHQKYELFLPLHELWKQYIRDLCNGLKSGSNPQIIQQKLLKADFHGAIITVVRSKCPSYVGTTGILVQEMKHVFKIITKENKLKVIPKRNSVFGVEIDGFVTHIYGSKFQLRSSERSAKKFKVKGTIDL, via the exons ATGGAAC GACAGCTGAATTCCCGTTTATCTGAAGATCAGAGTAAACTTCTGGGAGTtcag TCTCAGGatggcaggcaggcagaggccTTCACAAAGGCTTTTCTGAAGAATAGTCTGCCGAGCCTCAGCCAGGAGTCCATTAGGCAGTTCATGGACCGTAAGGCTGTTGTTCTGGAGTTtgccaagaagaagaaggagaaacagaaaaggaagagagcGAAGGGCCTCAATGCCAAACAAAGAAGAGAGATGAAGGTCTTCCAGCTGAAAGAAGAACATCAGAA GTATGAGCTTTTCTTGCCATTGCATGAGCTGTGGAAGCAGTACATAAGGGACCTGTGCAATGGGCTGAAGTCTGGAAG CAATCCACAGATAATTCAGCAGAAACTTCTGAAAGCTGATTTTCATGGTGCTATTATCACAG tagTGAGATCCAAATGTCCATCATATGTTGGCACAACAGGAATTCTTGTTCAAGAGatgaaacatgttttcaaaattatCACCAAAGAGAACAAACTGAAAG TAATCCCTAAGCGAAacagtgtgtttggtgtggaaATCGATGGATTCGTCACCCATATTTATGGAAGCAAGTTTCAGCTAAGATCTAGTGAACGCTCAGCGAAGAAATTTAAAGTGAAGGGAACCATAGACCTCTAA